One window from the genome of Bacillus tianshenii encodes:
- a CDS encoding protein kinase family protein, with protein sequence MMNTSKKPDFNIQPGEVIQGKWHRRSYKIIKQLGYGATGVVYLAQYNRKFVALKLSENCMAITSEVNVLKSLSQVQGSSLGPSLLDVDDWVVPGKRETTPFYVMEYVKGRELLEFIQLRGSEWIVVLTIQLLSELDKLHKTGWVFGDLKPDNLLVSGPPPCIRWFDVGGTTRIGRSIKEYTEYYDRGYWGLGTRKAEPSYDLFAVAMIFIELAYGSQCKKDGQGILQLEERIRRHPFLTKYRHVLIRALEGKYRSAEEMKAELMKPLNQLSARTTRKPPEKKATKAKKPPTTMAQTTVVTRKSKGIYETAFITILLFAFYFLYLYFQNPIQ encoded by the coding sequence ATGATGAATACTTCGAAGAAGCCGGATTTTAATATTCAGCCAGGTGAGGTTATTCAAGGGAAGTGGCACCGACGCTCATACAAAATTATTAAACAGTTAGGTTACGGAGCAACAGGTGTTGTTTATTTAGCTCAGTATAATCGTAAGTTTGTTGCCTTAAAGCTTAGCGAGAATTGTATGGCAATTACATCGGAAGTCAATGTGCTTAAATCACTTTCCCAGGTCCAGGGGTCTTCCCTTGGGCCTTCTTTGCTGGATGTAGATGATTGGGTTGTACCGGGCAAACGTGAGACTACTCCTTTTTATGTGATGGAATATGTGAAAGGTAGAGAGCTGCTCGAATTCATCCAATTACGTGGTTCAGAATGGATTGTTGTGTTAACAATTCAGTTATTAAGTGAATTAGATAAACTTCACAAAACGGGCTGGGTATTTGGAGATTTGAAGCCTGACAATTTACTTGTTTCAGGTCCGCCCCCTTGTATACGTTGGTTTGATGTTGGAGGAACGACGAGGATCGGACGCTCTATCAAGGAGTATACAGAGTATTATGACCGTGGCTATTGGGGGCTTGGAACACGGAAAGCTGAGCCTTCTTATGATTTATTTGCAGTAGCGATGATTTTTATCGAATTAGCATATGGAAGCCAGTGTAAGAAGGATGGACAAGGAATCTTACAGTTAGAGGAACGTATTCGTCGTCACCCCTTCCTTACAAAGTACCGGCATGTCCTTATAAGGGCTTTAGAAGGAAAATATCGTTCAGCAGAAGAAATGAAAGCAGAGTTAATGAAACCCCTTAATCAACTGTCTGCTCGAACAACACGCAAGCCGCCAGAAAAAAAGGCAACAAAAGCAAAGAAACCGCCAACTACAATGGCCCAAACCACAGTGGTAACCAGAAAATCAAAAGGAATTTATGAGACAGCTTTTATAACAATTTTGTTGTTTGCGTTTTACTTTTTATATCTTTATTTTCAAAACCCTATACAGTAA